The proteins below are encoded in one region of Flavobacterium sp. IMCC34852:
- a CDS encoding DUF6943 family protein: protein MAFFFFFFSFEKFNGRSVARHICIYQKLNRKLEENLIFKSEAMMNFIVKTHKKDTFYNKPHFFILNKGMNSGKPQNEPFTNSFVIIFDNETDCKNIFWIAYSLWKSKFWHQHLVGSVISFLRLPDFKREFFPKSKLLMDEHEAHLKHVEALKLLELKEKQFHKNINLINDIRRVILYRYVNK, encoded by the coding sequence ATGGCTTTCTTTTTTTTCTTTTTTTCTTTTGAAAAATTTAATGGACGGAGCGTAGCGAGGCACATCTGCATTTATCAGAAACTCAACAGAAAATTAGAAGAAAACCTAATTTTTAAATCCGAAGCCATGATGAATTTTATCGTTAAAACCCACAAGAAGGACACCTTTTACAACAAACCGCATTTTTTCATTTTAAACAAAGGAATGAACAGCGGAAAGCCTCAAAATGAGCCATTCACAAATAGTTTTGTAATCATATTTGATAATGAAACTGATTGCAAAAATATTTTTTGGATTGCTTATAGCTTGTGGAAATCTAAATTTTGGCACCAGCATTTAGTTGGTTCTGTGATTTCGTTTTTGCGCCTTCCTGATTTCAAAAGAGAGTTTTTTCCAAAATCAAAACTCTTGATGGATGAACACGAAGCACATTTGAAGCATGTTGAAGCTTTAAAACTTCTTGAATTAAAAGAAAAACAATTTCACAAAAATATAAACCTTATCAACGATATACGCAGAGTAATTTTATATAGATATGTTAATAAATGA
- a CDS encoding DUF2971 domain-containing protein encodes MVELNNRRTVLEALKIPLEKKISSILENFPSFKSKKNSKTLYHYTDLHSLKAIVENQSFFCSNSAYLNDKKEYYYGLDLFKKEFEKIANNPKNDTSFNIVSAVLTELKEKNISNHFATCFSLEGDLLSQWRAYANDGKGIAIGLDRKKLIEGFENIASGFYIEYGSNNQLELVNNLIETITEYYFEHFDLIFGLKSDEDVFKEIAQEINELLDKYIGLFKHSSFEEEKEFRFEMSTDKQFSTSLESISYRVGKNNLLVPYKVLKTDYAFEKERAKDDKASLELLEKNKKYRVKKIPISHIIIGPSLDSELNKHSIKDFLSKNGYSDVEIIPSEVPYRI; translated from the coding sequence ATGGTTGAGTTAAATAATAGAAGAACCGTTTTAGAGGCTTTAAAAATTCCTTTAGAAAAGAAAATATCTTCAATTCTTGAAAACTTCCCTTCATTTAAATCTAAAAAAAATAGTAAAACATTATATCATTATACGGATTTACATAGTCTAAAAGCAATTGTTGAAAATCAATCCTTTTTTTGTAGTAATTCAGCCTACTTAAATGATAAAAAAGAATATTATTACGGGTTAGATCTCTTTAAAAAAGAGTTTGAAAAAATAGCTAATAATCCTAAAAATGATACTTCATTTAATATTGTATCTGCCGTTTTAACAGAGTTAAAAGAAAAAAACATATCAAACCATTTTGCTACTTGTTTTTCGCTTGAAGGAGATTTATTAAGCCAATGGAGAGCATATGCAAATGATGGAAAAGGAATTGCAATAGGTTTAGATAGAAAAAAACTTATTGAAGGTTTTGAAAATATTGCTAGTGGATTTTATATTGAATATGGTTCAAACAATCAATTAGAATTAGTAAATAATTTAATAGAAACAATCACTGAATACTATTTTGAACATTTTGATTTAATTTTTGGATTAAAAAGTGATGAAGATGTTTTTAAAGAAATAGCACAAGAAATAAATGAATTATTGGATAAATATATTGGTCTTTTCAAGCATAGTTCATTTGAAGAAGAAAAGGAATTTAGATTCGAAATGTCAACAGATAAACAATTTAGCACATCCTTAGAATCTATTTCTTACAGAGTTGGAAAAAATAATCTTTTAGTTCCTTATAAAGTTTTAAAAACAGACTATGCTTTTGAAAAAGAAAGAGCAAAGGATGATAAAGCAAGTTTGGAATTATTAGAAAAAAATAAAAAATATAGGGTTAAAAAAATTCCTATTAGTCATATTATTATTGGTCCATCTTTGGACTCAGAATTAAACAAACATTCTATTAAAGATTTCCTCTCAAAAAATGGTTATTCCGATGTTGAAATAATTCCTTCTGAAGTTCCTTATAGGATATAA
- a CDS encoding DUF5675 family protein, which produces MVIWLTRTYFPEGTNGKLECEGKLICNTIELPWKMNETKVSCVPEGKYFIRKRYSAKYKWHLEIVDVPNRKFILFHPANNAQKELQGCIAPVTKLSGPGLGLISRKAFTKLKDFVYKALDNKESVELIIQS; this is translated from the coding sequence ATGGTTATTTGGTTAACTAGAACTTATTTCCCTGAAGGAACAAATGGTAAACTCGAATGCGAAGGCAAATTGATTTGTAATACAATTGAATTGCCATGGAAGATGAACGAAACGAAGGTTTCCTGCGTTCCGGAAGGGAAATATTTTATTAGAAAGCGATACAGTGCAAAATACAAATGGCATTTGGAAATAGTAGATGTACCCAATAGAAAGTTCATTCTTTTTCATCCTGCCAATAATGCTCAAAAGGAATTGCAAGGCTGTATTGCTCCTGTTACTAAACTTTCTGGACCTGGCTTAGGTTTAATCTCGAGAAAAGCTTTTACGAAGCTAAAAGACTTTGTTTACAAAGCTTTGGACAATAAAGAAAGTGTTGAATTAATTATCCAATCTTAA
- a CDS encoding site-specific integrase — protein sequence MNAKITVLFYLRKSKVNAQGQMPIYQRITINGQRLDISSGFFIQEDKWSKETSKIKGNSEEARIINSQLEMIKAQVYETQKKLFMNQTEINFENFKNEFLGKKERERMLIPIFVEHNRKIKELVGHEYAAGTLERYETSLKHTKEFLFWKYNISDINIDKIDHAFITEYEFYLRSVRKCANNTAVKYIKNFHKIINQCLANGWLQKDPFVNYKAKIKEVVREFLTEKELEEIINKQFTTERLELVRDIFIFSCFTSLAYIDVQQLTTDNIALGIDGDKWIFKNRQKTDTASKIPLLPTAQKIISKYENHPICVNENRLLPILSNQKMNAYLKEIADVCGIKKDLTFHIARHTFATTVTLSNGVPLETVSKMLGHTNLKTTQHYAKILDKKISEDMIVLKDKFSLFKNINKTANNIS from the coding sequence ATGAATGCAAAAATCACAGTACTTTTCTACTTAAGAAAATCAAAAGTCAATGCACAAGGGCAAATGCCGATTTATCAAAGAATAACAATTAACGGACAACGCTTGGATATTAGTTCCGGATTTTTTATTCAAGAGGATAAATGGTCTAAGGAGACAAGCAAAATCAAAGGGAATTCAGAAGAAGCTCGTATCATTAATAGTCAGCTTGAAATGATAAAAGCTCAGGTTTATGAAACTCAGAAGAAGTTATTCATGAACCAAACTGAAATTAACTTTGAGAACTTTAAAAACGAGTTCCTGGGCAAGAAGGAACGTGAACGTATGCTCATCCCTATCTTCGTGGAGCACAATCGCAAAATTAAAGAATTGGTCGGCCATGAATATGCTGCCGGAACTTTGGAGCGATATGAAACTTCATTAAAGCACACTAAAGAATTTCTGTTTTGGAAATACAACATCTCAGATATCAATATCGACAAGATAGACCATGCATTTATTACTGAATATGAGTTTTATTTACGAAGTGTTAGAAAATGTGCAAACAATACCGCTGTTAAATACATCAAGAACTTCCATAAAATAATAAACCAATGTTTGGCTAATGGATGGCTGCAAAAGGACCCATTTGTCAATTATAAAGCCAAAATTAAAGAAGTCGTTCGAGAGTTTCTAACCGAAAAAGAATTAGAGGAAATCATCAATAAACAATTTACAACTGAGCGGTTGGAACTTGTCCGCGACATATTCATTTTCTCCTGCTTCACCAGCCTTGCCTATATCGATGTGCAGCAGCTTACTACAGACAACATCGCCTTGGGAATAGATGGCGATAAGTGGATATTCAAAAACCGTCAAAAAACGGATACCGCTTCAAAAATTCCATTGCTGCCAACAGCACAGAAAATAATATCCAAATACGAGAATCATCCGATTTGTGTTAATGAAAACAGATTACTACCTATTTTAAGCAACCAAAAAATGAACGCCTACCTAAAGGAAATAGCTGATGTATGCGGTATTAAAAAAGACTTAACCTTTCACATTGCCCGACATACTTTTGCGACAACAGTAACGTTGTCTAACGGTGTACCGTTGGAAACCGTCAGTAAAATGTTAGGGCACACCAATTTGAAAACTACCCAACATTATGCTAAAATTCTAGATAAGAAAATTAGTGAAGACATGATAGTATTAAAAGATAAATTCTCTCTCTTTAAGAACATAAACAAAACAGCAAATAATATTTCTTAA
- a CDS encoding RrF2 family transcriptional regulator, translating into MFSKSCEYAIRAAIFIATNCCKERKVGLKEIAKEIDSPIAFTAKILQVLVKNNIVKSSKGVGGGFMILKDELKSIKLVNIVNAIDGDSVFLRCGLGLSNCSEDHPCPVHEKFKFVKKDLIYMLENTNLEELSLGIKKGQTFLKY; encoded by the coding sequence ATGTTTTCAAAGAGTTGTGAGTATGCTATTAGAGCAGCCATTTTTATTGCAACAAATTGTTGTAAAGAACGAAAAGTGGGCTTGAAAGAAATTGCTAAAGAAATTGATTCTCCAATTGCCTTTACTGCAAAAATTTTACAAGTTTTAGTTAAAAACAATATTGTTAAATCTAGTAAAGGAGTTGGTGGAGGTTTTATGATTTTAAAAGATGAACTAAAAAGCATTAAGCTAGTTAATATTGTTAATGCGATTGATGGTGATTCCGTTTTTTTAAGATGTGGTTTAGGGTTAAGCAATTGTTCTGAAGATCATCCCTGTCCAGTTCATGAAAAATTTAAATTTGTAAAAAAAGATTTAATTTACATGCTAGAAAACACAAACCTTGAAGAATTATCGTTAGGTATAAAAAAAGGGCAAACTTTTTTGAAATATTAA
- a CDS encoding c-type cytochrome, with protein sequence MPKNDQTNYGKIDAQVVKGKEIWESNNCMGCHTILGEGAYYAPELTKVIDRRGDAYVKAVLMSKEPWQPRGRKMVAYAMSDEEAEAVIAYFKWIGKIDLNGFDRIVSPLAKDKQ encoded by the coding sequence ATGCCAAAAAATGACCAAACCAACTATGGCAAAATTGATGCTCAAGTTGTAAAAGGGAAGGAAATTTGGGAATCCAACAATTGTATGGGTTGCCACACTATTCTTGGAGAAGGAGCTTATTATGCTCCTGAATTAACAAAAGTTATAGACCGAAGAGGAGATGCTTATGTAAAAGCAGTTCTAATGTCTAAAGAACCTTGGCAACCTAGAGGTAGAAAAATGGTTGCTTATGCAATGTCCGATGAAGAAGCAGAAGCTGTAATTGCTTACTTTAAATGGATTGGAAAAATCGATTTGAATGGATTCGACAGAATAGTTTCTCCATTAGCAAAAGACAAACAATAA
- a CDS encoding cbb3-type cytochrome c oxidase subunit I, with the protein MKYKSQKIAYWFFALCMLLFSLQIIYGFIMGFDRIGLQGLHDIIPFNTARAVHTNLLVVWLLTGFMGAAYYIIPEEAQRELISVKWAYIQLISLAIVGVVAVIGFHFNLWEGRKFLEIPRELDFLVVVNVLLFLGLILGTLFKGKRKTTTALVLSMGLLFAALLYLPGMIWFDSQVMDSFFRWWVVHLWVEGVWELIMGGILSYLLIKLTGVDREVIEKWLYVIIGLTFLSGVLGTGHHYYYIGVNKIWLIVGGIFSALEPLAFLAMALFAVNMYRKGEKSHPNKIALFWTIGSAIVSFIGAGLLGFAHTLPQTNLYTHGTLVTAMHGHYAFWGAYAMIVLAIISYALPNLTGRKRYNSVQGNAAFWLSNIGILGMTVAFGVAGVAQVYMERKLKMEFMEVQKETEIHFVVLLICATMFTVGISLFIYDFIKYGKPTDEALEIENN; encoded by the coding sequence ATGAAATATAAATCACAAAAAATAGCTTATTGGTTTTTTGCCTTATGTATGTTATTATTTTCATTACAAATAATATATGGCTTTATCATGGGCTTTGATAGAATTGGATTGCAAGGACTGCATGACATCATTCCATTTAATACTGCTAGAGCAGTACACACTAATTTATTAGTAGTTTGGTTACTAACAGGTTTTATGGGAGCTGCTTATTACATCATTCCTGAAGAAGCACAACGAGAATTGATAAGCGTAAAATGGGCTTATATACAGCTTATTTCATTAGCTATTGTAGGTGTTGTAGCCGTAATTGGTTTTCACTTCAACCTTTGGGAAGGAAGAAAATTTCTTGAAATTCCTAGAGAATTAGACTTTCTAGTTGTTGTAAATGTATTATTGTTTTTAGGACTTATTTTAGGAACTCTATTCAAAGGAAAACGCAAAACAACAACTGCCTTGGTTTTATCAATGGGATTATTATTTGCAGCATTGCTATACTTGCCTGGAATGATTTGGTTTGATAGCCAAGTAATGGATTCATTCTTCCGTTGGTGGGTTGTTCACCTATGGGTTGAAGGTGTTTGGGAATTAATAATGGGTGGTATTTTATCATATTTATTAATAAAACTAACGGGAGTTGACAGAGAAGTTATTGAAAAATGGTTGTATGTAATCATTGGTTTAACTTTCCTTTCAGGAGTTTTAGGAACTGGACATCACTACTATTATATTGGTGTTAACAAAATTTGGTTAATCGTAGGTGGAATATTCTCTGCATTGGAACCATTAGCATTCCTTGCAATGGCATTATTTGCAGTTAATATGTATAGAAAAGGAGAAAAAAGCCACCCAAACAAAATTGCATTATTCTGGACTATTGGTTCAGCAATTGTATCTTTTATTGGTGCAGGATTATTAGGATTTGCTCATACATTACCACAAACAAATTTATACACACACGGAACATTAGTCACTGCAATGCATGGTCACTATGCTTTTTGGGGTGCTTATGCAATGATTGTTTTAGCAATTATTAGTTATGCTTTGCCAAACTTAACTGGCAGAAAACGCTACAATAGCGTACAAGGAAATGCTGCATTTTGGCTGTCAAATATTGGAATCCTTGGAATGACTGTTGCATTTGGTGTTGCTGGTGTTGCTCAAGTATATATGGAGCGCAAACTAAAAATGGAGTTTATGGAGGTTCAAAAAGAAACTGAAATTCATTTTGTTGTGTTACTTATTTGCGCAACAATGTTTACAGTTGGTATAAGTCTATTTATATATGATTTTATTAAATATGGCAAACCAACAGATGAAGCTTTAGAAATAGAAAATAATTAA
- the nirK gene encoding copper-containing nitrite reductase, with product MKKIFILIFASVTFIGCKQNDEYKKVDASQIKVEGSMNAELTAPPFVPKPVGDRPAKKLIVNMEIIEKEGEMADGVKYVYWTFGGSVPGSFIRTRIGDEVEFHLKNHPDNKLPHNIDLHAVTGPGGGAKSSFVAPGHEVTFSFKVLNQGLYVYHCATAPVGMHIANGMYGLILVEPEGGLPPVDKEYYVMQGDFYTKGANGEKGLQPFDMAKAVKEEPDYVVFNGKTGSLTGDNALTAKVGETIRLFVGNGGPNLVSSFHVIGEIFDNVHVEGGSLVNHDVQTTLVPAGGAAIVDFKVDVPGSLVIVDHSIFRTFNKGSLGLINVSGDENKTIYSGTQSDEVYHPEGGTIQTMPNETSAKAPKAVTLVERIAEGKSIYAKTCFACHQATGEGLPNAFPPLAKSDYLNADVNRAIEIVLKGKTGEIVVNGKKYNSVMTAQTLTDDEIANVLTYVYSTWGNSKKEVTPAMVKAVRSKK from the coding sequence ATGAAAAAAATATTTATCCTAATTTTTGCTTCAGTTACATTTATCGGATGCAAACAAAATGATGAATACAAAAAAGTAGATGCATCACAAATAAAAGTTGAAGGAAGTATGAATGCCGAATTAACAGCTCCGCCATTTGTGCCAAAACCAGTTGGAGATAGACCTGCCAAAAAACTAATTGTCAATATGGAAATTATTGAGAAAGAAGGCGAAATGGCAGATGGAGTAAAATATGTTTATTGGACCTTTGGAGGTTCTGTACCTGGAAGTTTTATCAGAACTCGAATTGGTGATGAAGTGGAGTTTCATTTAAAAAACCATCCTGATAATAAACTGCCTCACAATATTGATTTACATGCAGTAACTGGCCCTGGTGGTGGCGCAAAGTCCTCATTTGTTGCTCCTGGACATGAAGTAACCTTTTCTTTTAAGGTATTGAATCAAGGATTGTATGTTTACCATTGTGCAACTGCACCTGTAGGTATGCATATTGCTAATGGAATGTATGGGCTTATCTTGGTTGAACCAGAAGGTGGTTTGCCTCCTGTAGATAAAGAATACTACGTTATGCAAGGTGATTTTTATACTAAAGGTGCTAACGGAGAAAAAGGACTACAACCTTTTGATATGGCAAAAGCCGTTAAAGAAGAACCAGATTATGTAGTATTTAATGGGAAAACAGGTTCGTTAACTGGTGATAATGCACTTACAGCTAAAGTTGGTGAAACTATTCGTCTATTTGTTGGAAATGGTGGTCCTAATTTAGTATCTTCATTCCATGTTATTGGAGAAATTTTTGACAATGTTCATGTAGAAGGTGGTTCACTCGTAAATCATGATGTACAAACAACGCTTGTTCCTGCTGGTGGAGCTGCAATTGTTGACTTTAAAGTTGATGTTCCTGGATCATTAGTGATAGTAGACCATTCTATTTTTAGAACTTTTAACAAAGGTAGTTTAGGTTTAATAAATGTTAGTGGAGACGAAAACAAAACGATTTATTCAGGAACTCAATCGGATGAAGTTTATCATCCTGAAGGAGGTACCATTCAAACCATGCCAAATGAAACAAGCGCTAAAGCTCCAAAAGCAGTAACTCTTGTTGAACGAATTGCTGAGGGAAAATCAATTTATGCCAAAACATGTTTTGCCTGTCATCAAGCAACTGGTGAAGGTTTGCCGAATGCATTTCCTCCTTTAGCCAAGTCTGATTACTTAAATGCTGATGTGAATAGAGCCATCGAAATTGTACTTAAAGGAAAAACGGGCGAAATTGTTGTAAATGGTAAAAAATACAACAGTGTGATGACTGCTCAAACGCTTACTGACGATGAAATTGCCAATGTGTTAACCTATGTTTATAGTACTTGGGGCAATTCTAAAAAAGAAGTTACACCAGCAATGGTTAAAGCTGTTAGAAGTAAAAAATAA
- a CDS encoding formylglycine-generating enzyme family protein has product MKKLCFLFVVIVFVSCSKDKDLNTLDNITIPSVSTPNDVSFGVETPMVSIKGGKYVPLYGKKNKAVEVSDLLMDVYPVSNENFLAFVKQNKRWRKSEVKKLFADDNYLNNWKNDTILTTDMKPKSPVTNVSWYAANAYCECQGKRLATVDEWEFVAMANQEMADARKIKTYNQYILDWYEKPKTFNNEIGKTFKNYYGVYDLHGLVWEWTSDFNSILLTGESRSDVTTDKDLFCGSGSLNASDLMNYAAFIRYAFRGSVKANYAVKNLGFRCVKDTLNTKKP; this is encoded by the coding sequence ATGAAAAAGTTATGTTTTCTGTTTGTCGTAATTGTGTTTGTTTCTTGTTCTAAAGACAAGGATTTGAATACTCTAGATAATATAACTATTCCATCAGTTTCTACTCCAAATGACGTTTCTTTTGGAGTGGAAACACCGATGGTTTCTATAAAAGGCGGAAAATATGTTCCTCTTTACGGAAAAAAAAATAAAGCTGTAGAAGTAAGTGATTTACTTATGGATGTCTATCCTGTTTCAAACGAAAACTTTTTAGCTTTTGTAAAACAAAACAAAAGATGGAGAAAATCCGAAGTAAAAAAACTTTTTGCAGATGATAATTATCTAAATAATTGGAAAAACGATACAATTTTAACAACAGATATGAAACCAAAGAGTCCAGTTACAAACGTTTCTTGGTATGCGGCAAATGCTTATTGCGAATGTCAAGGTAAACGACTTGCAACCGTTGACGAATGGGAATTTGTAGCTATGGCAAATCAAGAAATGGCAGATGCTCGAAAAATAAAAACATACAATCAATATATTTTAGACTGGTACGAAAAACCAAAAACGTTTAACAATGAAATTGGAAAAACCTTCAAAAACTATTATGGTGTATATGATTTACACGGTTTAGTTTGGGAATGGACTTCCGATTTTAATTCAATTTTATTAACTGGTGAATCCCGGAGTGATGTCACTACAGATAAAGATTTATTCTGTGGAAGTGGTTCACTAAATGCTTCCGATTTAATGAATTATGCTGCGTTCATTAGATATGCTTTCCGAGGAAGTGTAAAAGCAAATTATGCAGTGAAAAATTTAGGTTTTAGATGTGTCAAAGACACTTTAAATACAAAAAAACCATGA
- a CDS encoding SCO family protein has protein sequence MKKIILFFIAILLFSCKKTTTEPKNNSISQESIYNLTSKWKTQDNKTIELKDLKGKVTVMVMIYTSCKAACPRLVADMRDIESKMPKDKLSDLNFVLVSIDPEVDTPERLKAFAKANYMYAPHWTFLQGTKSTVQEFANVLAVKYKQIAPMDFSHSNIISVFNKDGELLHQQEGLGVNNKETVDKIIETVNN, from the coding sequence ATGAAAAAAATAATCCTTTTTTTTATAGCAATATTACTTTTTAGCTGTAAAAAAACAACAACAGAGCCAAAAAATAATTCCATATCTCAAGAATCTATTTACAACTTAACTAGCAAATGGAAAACTCAAGATAACAAAACCATAGAGCTAAAAGATTTAAAAGGAAAAGTGACCGTAATGGTAATGATTTATACCAGTTGCAAAGCCGCTTGTCCAAGATTAGTAGCAGATATGCGCGATATTGAATCTAAAATGCCCAAAGACAAACTATCCGATTTAAACTTTGTTTTAGTAAGTATCGATCCCGAAGTTGACACGCCAGAAAGATTAAAAGCTTTTGCGAAAGCTAACTATATGTATGCGCCACATTGGACTTTTCTTCAAGGAACAAAATCTACAGTTCAAGAATTTGCTAATGTGCTAGCTGTAAAATACAAACAAATTGCTCCTATGGATTTTTCTCATTCTAATATTATCAGTGTTTTTAATAAAGATGGAGAATTGTTGCATCAGCAAGAAGGTTTGGGTGTAAACAACAAAGAAACTGTTGATAAAATAATTGAAACCGTTAACAACTAA
- a CDS encoding alginate export family protein — MTKYIYTAVIALLSTVTISAQQFDINADLRARFENRNGYGTLKPDTEKATSFISQRTRLVFDYSFKNIKLRVSPQNVKTWGDVATNSKTDANSAFHEAYGEIKMNEKLSFKLGRQEINYDDARIFGNVDWAMQARSHDAFLLKFNPNTKNQIHFGLALNANKETNFYENYTIPQYKSLQYLWYHTDFDKINLSVLALNNGMPYLVGTEEKVDYSQTIGSRLVFKNGALSIDGAAYLQTGKIADNSVNATYFSASINYKATTNFNTSVGFEMLSGKDQNDTSTDVKSFNPLYGTNHKFNGYMDYFYVGNHTNSVGLTDVYATLGYEKNKFSAKLTPHYFASAASIYSAGEKQDNYLGTELDFTLGYKMYDNVTFDAGFSQMFASSSMEVLKAGNKNAGNNWAFISIKINPNLFSNKVEAKL, encoded by the coding sequence ATGACAAAATATATTTATACCGCAGTTATTGCCTTATTATCAACAGTAACTATTTCTGCACAACAATTTGACATCAATGCCGATTTGCGTGCAAGATTTGAAAACAGAAACGGTTATGGAACCTTAAAACCAGACACCGAAAAAGCCACTTCTTTTATATCTCAAAGAACTCGATTAGTCTTTGATTACTCTTTTAAAAACATCAAATTACGAGTTTCTCCACAAAATGTAAAAACTTGGGGCGATGTAGCAACTAATTCAAAAACAGATGCAAACAGTGCCTTTCATGAAGCGTATGGAGAAATAAAAATGAATGAAAAATTGTCATTCAAATTAGGAAGACAAGAAATTAATTATGACGACGCTCGTATTTTTGGAAATGTTGATTGGGCTATGCAAGCTAGAAGTCATGATGCGTTTTTATTAAAATTCAATCCAAACACCAAAAATCAAATTCATTTTGGTTTGGCATTAAATGCAAATAAAGAAACTAATTTTTATGAAAATTATACTATTCCGCAATACAAATCATTGCAATATCTTTGGTATCATACCGATTTTGATAAAATAAATTTAAGCGTTTTAGCATTAAATAATGGAATGCCTTATCTTGTTGGAACGGAAGAAAAAGTAGATTATAGTCAAACTATTGGTTCAAGATTGGTTTTCAAAAATGGTGCTCTTTCTATTGATGGCGCAGCTTATTTGCAAACAGGAAAAATTGCCGACAATTCAGTAAATGCTACTTATTTTTCAGCAAGCATCAATTATAAAGCAACCACAAATTTCAATACCAGCGTTGGTTTTGAAATGCTTTCTGGAAAAGATCAAAACGACACTTCAACCGATGTAAAATCGTTTAATCCATTGTATGGAACCAACCATAAATTCAATGGCTACATGGATTATTTTTATGTTGGAAATCATACAAATTCCGTTGGATTAACAGATGTTTATGCAACATTAGGTTATGAAAAAAACAAATTTTCAGCAAAATTAACACCTCATTATTTTGCTTCAGCAGCTTCAATTTATAGCGCTGGAGAAAAACAAGACAATTATCTAGGCACTGAATTAGATTTTACATTAGGGTATAAAATGTATGATAATGTGACTTTCGATGCTGGATTTTCACAAATGTTTGCCTCTTCATCAATGGAAGTTTTAAAAGCGGGAAATAAAAATGCTGGTAACAATTGGGCATTTATTTCCATAAAAATTAATCCCAATTTATTTTCAAATAAAGTCGAAGCAAAACTATAA
- a CDS encoding CbbQ/NirQ/NorQ/GpvN family protein, producing MTQTIPYYHAIGKEEEIFSHTYSNKIPLLLKGPTGTGKSRFIEYMAHKLEKKLITIACHEETSSTDLIGRYIIKGAETIWVDGPMTTAVKEGAIIYLDEIAEARPDVIVAIHSLTDHRRELFIDKLGITVKAHEDFMLVASFNPGYQRGFKELKPSTKQRFSALSFNYPETKQEIEILINETGIDAENAKKLVAIGSKIRNLTELGLTETVSTRLLVNAATLIKSGLPKRLSTHIAIVEPLTDDLQTVQSLKDLCNLMI from the coding sequence ATGACACAAACTATTCCATATTATCATGCTATCGGAAAGGAAGAAGAAATTTTTTCTCACACCTATTCCAATAAAATTCCGTTACTCCTAAAAGGGCCAACCGGAACTGGAAAATCTCGATTTATCGAATACATGGCGCATAAATTGGAAAAAAAACTCATCACCATTGCCTGTCATGAAGAGACTTCTTCAACCGATTTAATTGGAAGATATATCATAAAAGGAGCCGAAACTATTTGGGTTGACGGACCAATGACCACAGCCGTAAAAGAAGGCGCAATTATTTATTTAGATGAAATTGCAGAAGCAAGACCTGATGTTATTGTTGCTATCCACTCACTTACTGATCATCGTAGAGAGTTGTTTATTGATAAATTAGGAATTACTGTAAAAGCACATGAAGATTTTATGCTTGTTGCCTCTTTTAATCCTGGTTATCAACGTGGTTTTAAAGAGTTAAAACCTTCAACAAAACAACGTTTCTCGGCGCTTTCGTTCAATTATCCTGAAACCAAACAAGAAATAGAAATTCTTATTAACGAAACTGGAATTGATGCTGAAAATGCTAAAAAACTAGTTGCGATTGGTTCAAAAATAAGAAATCTAACCGAACTTGGATTAACCGAAACTGTTTCGACACGACTATTGGTTAATGCGGCAACGCTAATTAAAAGCGGATTACCCAAACGCCTTTCTACTCACATTGCAATAGTGGAGCCATTAACCGACGATTTGCAAACCGTTCAGTCATTGAAAGATTTGTGTAATTTGATGATATAA